One Roseimaritima multifibrata DNA window includes the following coding sequences:
- the ligA gene encoding NAD-dependent DNA ligase LigA, whose translation MPSNPAQRMTELASQIRHHDRLYYVDAAPEISDLQYDRLLEELKELEAAYPQFASPDSPTQRVGDAPVEHLTAVEHALPMLSIDNTYNLSELAAYFQRTTKLLPNSPIEWIMEYKIDGVAASLVYEDGQLVRGVTRGNGKVGDDITHNIRTVLGVPLRLSGESVPKLLEVRGEVYMTNADLVELNLRQTEAGLPAFKNTRNVTAGTIRLLDPRIAASRRLRFFCHGLGVHEGLQATTHLDFLAEIGRLGLPPTPDVQRFRTAEEAIRAMEHLEDDLPVLDFEVDGIVFKVNSFAQREELGNTSKSPRWVIAYKRERYEATTVLERIDVQVGKSGAITPVAYLQPVEIADTTVSRASLHNADEIERLDCRVGDTVVVEKAGKIIPKVVRVEKHLRTKPLPVYQFPVACPECKAELQRDEGGVVIRCPNPSCPAQLRQRIAFFASRNGMDIDGLGDKLIDQLVAQKMVSSYADLYRLTADDCVKNLELVKERKAKKLVKAIADSRTRGLSRVLTAIAIRHVGPRASTRLTQTFPTLDGLRQASQEQLAAIDEVGPVIAKSVHDFLASESGKQALDDLAAVGVVMVEQVSAPEEGTPLVFQGKTLVVTGTLQRYRRDEIKALIEQLGGRAASSVSSKTDYVVVGENAGSKKEKAESLGIPVLDEDAFDQLIQESESI comes from the coding sequence ATGCCTTCAAATCCTGCTCAGCGGATGACGGAGCTGGCGAGTCAGATACGTCACCACGATCGTCTGTATTACGTCGATGCGGCTCCTGAAATAAGCGATTTGCAGTACGATCGCCTGCTGGAAGAATTGAAGGAACTGGAGGCGGCGTATCCTCAGTTCGCCTCGCCCGATAGCCCGACGCAGCGAGTCGGCGACGCGCCGGTGGAGCATCTGACGGCGGTCGAGCATGCCCTTCCGATGCTCTCGATCGATAACACGTACAACCTGTCGGAACTGGCTGCCTACTTTCAGCGGACCACAAAACTGCTTCCCAATTCACCGATTGAATGGATCATGGAGTACAAGATCGACGGGGTCGCCGCCTCTTTGGTCTATGAAGACGGTCAGCTGGTGCGTGGCGTGACGCGGGGGAACGGGAAAGTTGGAGACGATATCACGCACAACATCCGGACGGTGCTGGGCGTACCGCTGCGTCTGAGCGGGGAATCTGTCCCAAAGCTGCTGGAGGTCCGCGGCGAAGTCTATATGACCAATGCCGACCTGGTGGAATTGAACCTTCGCCAAACCGAGGCCGGCCTGCCCGCTTTTAAAAATACCCGCAACGTCACCGCCGGGACGATCCGGTTGCTTGATCCACGGATCGCTGCTTCCCGCCGCTTGAGGTTCTTCTGTCACGGACTTGGCGTTCACGAAGGTTTGCAGGCGACGACGCACCTTGATTTTTTGGCGGAGATCGGTCGACTGGGCTTGCCCCCCACGCCTGACGTGCAGCGGTTTCGCACGGCCGAAGAGGCTATTCGTGCGATGGAACATTTGGAGGATGATCTGCCGGTGCTGGATTTTGAAGTCGATGGGATCGTCTTTAAGGTCAACTCCTTCGCCCAGCGTGAAGAACTGGGTAATACCTCCAAAAGTCCTCGCTGGGTGATCGCCTACAAGCGTGAACGTTACGAAGCGACGACGGTCTTGGAACGGATCGATGTTCAGGTTGGAAAATCGGGGGCGATTACGCCTGTTGCTTACCTGCAGCCGGTTGAAATCGCCGATACGACGGTCAGTCGAGCTTCACTGCATAACGCCGACGAGATCGAGCGGCTCGATTGCCGCGTTGGTGATACGGTGGTTGTCGAAAAAGCAGGGAAGATTATTCCCAAGGTGGTTCGAGTCGAAAAGCACCTTCGCACCAAGCCGCTTCCGGTGTACCAGTTTCCGGTCGCCTGCCCCGAATGCAAAGCGGAGCTGCAACGTGATGAAGGGGGCGTTGTGATTCGCTGTCCTAATCCCAGTTGCCCTGCGCAGCTGCGCCAGCGGATCGCGTTTTTCGCCAGCCGCAATGGAATGGATATCGACGGTCTTGGGGACAAATTGATCGATCAACTGGTCGCCCAGAAAATGGTTTCCAGCTATGCCGACCTGTATCGCTTGACCGCAGATGATTGCGTTAAGAATTTGGAATTGGTGAAAGAACGCAAAGCAAAGAAGCTTGTCAAAGCGATCGCGGACAGCCGAACGCGTGGTTTGTCGCGAGTCCTGACGGCGATCGCAATCCGGCACGTCGGACCACGAGCGTCGACTCGCCTGACGCAAACCTTTCCAACGCTGGACGGACTGCGGCAGGCTTCACAGGAACAGCTGGCAGCCATCGACGAAGTCGGCCCGGTGATCGCCAAAAGCGTGCATGATTTTCTTGCCAGTGAATCAGGTAAGCAGGCGCTGGATGATTTGGCAGCGGTCGGGGTCGTGATGGTGGAACAGGTTTCTGCACCTGAAGAGGGAACGCCCCTTGTGTTCCAGGGTAAAACATTGGTGGTCACCGGGACGTTGCAGCGTTACAGACGAGATGAAATCAAGGCGCTGATCGAGCAGCTTGGAGGACGTGCGGCCAGCAGCGTCAGCAGCAAAACCGACTACGTCGTCGTCGGTGAGAATGCGGGCAGCAAAAAAGAGAAGGCTGAATCACTGGGGATTCCCGTGCTAGACGAGGATGCGTTTGACCAGTTGATTCAAGAGAGTGAATCGATTTAA
- a CDS encoding Gfo/Idh/MocA family oxidoreductase: MDQSKPTATPAGQESNPSRRNFIKGTTAVVAAGAMTTGNMKIARGAHAFGSDQIKIGLVGCGGRGRGATIQALNTDGGETKLVAVADAFDFQIKDALKTIQKQHPGKAEVEQDNQFVGLDAYKGVMNSDCDVVILATPPGFRPLHMDNAINAGKHVFMEKPVATDVAGVRRVLEVGKLAKEKGLAVQVGLQRHHEFRYREVIDKIHNGAIGDIVSARAYWNGGGVWVRPRKPEQSELEYQTYNWYYFNWLCGDHINEQHIHNLDVINWAMQGNPIEAQGQGGREVRTSIDTGQIFDHHMVEFTYPGDHNPKLFSQCRHIRGCWNSVSEHLSGTTGFADVSAAKIYDNKGKLIFQSEAKEANGKGWQQEHYDLFAALRAGETPNEAEYGAKSTMTSILGRMATYSGKTVKWDDAMASDHALADFDSLTSFDQLPPITPDDEGRYKVPVPGTTKPFEA, from the coding sequence ATGGACCAATCGAAACCTACCGCTACGCCAGCAGGCCAAGAGAGCAACCCATCGCGACGCAATTTCATTAAAGGGACAACGGCAGTTGTCGCGGCAGGCGCGATGACGACAGGCAACATGAAGATTGCTCGCGGAGCCCATGCTTTCGGAAGCGACCAAATCAAGATTGGTCTGGTTGGTTGCGGTGGACGTGGCCGTGGTGCCACCATCCAGGCCCTGAACACCGATGGCGGTGAAACCAAATTGGTAGCCGTTGCCGACGCCTTTGACTTCCAAATCAAAGATGCCCTGAAGACCATCCAGAAACAACACCCCGGCAAAGCAGAAGTCGAACAAGACAATCAGTTCGTCGGCCTGGATGCCTACAAAGGCGTGATGAACTCGGACTGCGACGTTGTCATCCTGGCAACCCCTCCTGGTTTCCGCCCACTGCACATGGACAACGCCATCAACGCTGGCAAACATGTCTTCATGGAAAAACCGGTTGCAACCGATGTCGCCGGAGTTCGCCGAGTCCTTGAAGTTGGCAAACTGGCCAAAGAAAAAGGACTGGCGGTTCAAGTCGGCCTGCAACGTCACCACGAATTCCGCTACCGCGAAGTCATTGACAAAATCCACAACGGCGCCATCGGCGATATCGTGAGCGCGCGAGCCTACTGGAACGGGGGCGGTGTATGGGTCCGACCTCGCAAACCAGAACAGAGCGAATTGGAATACCAAACCTACAACTGGTACTACTTCAACTGGTTGTGTGGCGACCATATCAACGAACAACACATTCACAACCTGGATGTGATCAACTGGGCCATGCAAGGCAACCCCATCGAAGCTCAAGGGCAGGGGGGACGTGAAGTCCGAACCAGTATCGACACCGGACAAATCTTCGATCACCACATGGTCGAATTCACTTACCCCGGAGACCACAATCCGAAACTGTTCAGCCAGTGCCGCCACATCCGCGGTTGCTGGAATAGCGTTTCGGAACATCTATCGGGAACCACCGGTTTCGCAGATGTCTCGGCTGCCAAAATCTATGACAACAAAGGCAAACTGATCTTCCAGAGCGAAGCAAAAGAAGCCAACGGCAAGGGCTGGCAACAAGAGCACTACGACTTGTTCGCCGCATTACGAGCTGGCGAAACTCCCAACGAAGCGGAATACGGTGCCAAGAGCACGATGACTTCCATCCTGGGACGCATGGCCACCTACAGCGGCAAGACCGTCAAGTGGGACGACGCCATGGCAAGCGATCACGCGCTGGCCGACTTTGATTCGCTAACCAGCTTTGACCAGTTGCCTCCAATCACCCCCGATGACGAAGGACGCTACAAAGTCCCCGTTCCAGGCACAACCAAACCGTTCGAAGCCTAA
- a CDS encoding DUF4912 domain-containing protein — translation MHVLVRGKAAANAKQEAEPAESPSKDRAILLVRDAFWLQVSWEVTRGSVQRAKAALGAHWHTAKPVLRLVAITDAATNAAEQKVRDIPIHGGVNTWYVDILGEPTRYRVIVGYSAARDSADPQFYALCRSNIVESPPPNSSDAIDGHWEDIAEDYERIFSLSGGHKADASADLRDIFEQRLRRPMKSPNGRQLGNAADVTLRRERELPFEVDAELIVFGSTTGGSSVSLGGEPVKLNEDGTFTLRMELPDRRQVLPVVATSRDGMRQRTTIISVERNTKVMEPYLCEEGDL, via the coding sequence ATGCACGTCTTGGTTCGGGGCAAAGCAGCCGCCAACGCAAAACAAGAAGCCGAACCCGCCGAAAGCCCCAGCAAAGACCGAGCGATCCTATTGGTCCGCGACGCGTTTTGGCTGCAGGTTTCCTGGGAAGTTACTCGCGGATCGGTTCAGCGAGCCAAAGCGGCCCTGGGAGCCCACTGGCATACCGCCAAACCAGTCCTTCGCTTGGTAGCCATCACCGACGCAGCGACAAACGCCGCCGAACAAAAAGTCCGAGACATCCCCATCCACGGCGGCGTCAACACTTGGTATGTCGACATTCTTGGCGAACCGACTCGCTACCGAGTGATTGTTGGCTACTCGGCAGCCCGAGACAGTGCCGACCCACAATTCTATGCACTCTGTCGCAGCAATATCGTTGAATCCCCACCACCAAATTCCAGCGACGCAATCGATGGACACTGGGAAGATATCGCCGAAGACTACGAACGTATCTTCAGCCTAAGTGGTGGCCACAAAGCCGACGCATCGGCTGACCTCCGAGATATTTTCGAACAACGTCTCCGTCGACCCATGAAATCTCCCAATGGCCGGCAACTGGGCAACGCCGCCGATGTCACCTTGCGGCGTGAACGGGAATTGCCGTTCGAGGTCGATGCCGAACTGATCGTGTTCGGTTCCACGACCGGAGGCTCTTCGGTGTCGCTGGGTGGTGAACCGGTCAAGTTAAACGAAGACGGCACGTTTACCCTGCGAATGGAATTGCCCGATCGCCGCCAAGTCCTGCCCGTTGTCGCAACCAGTCGAGACGGAATGCGGCAAAGGACCACGATCATCAGTGTCGAGCGAAACACGAAGGTCATGGAACCATATTTGTGTGAAGAAGGCGACCTGTAG
- the gltX gene encoding glutamate--tRNA ligase — protein sequence MVRTRFAPSPTGYLHIGGVRTALFNWLLARQSGGQFILRIDDTDQQRNVNEALQPILEGFRWLGMDWDEGPEVGGPHGPYYQSQRADGYKAAAAQLLASGHAYRDYSTAEELQEQRQAAEKAGKTFVYDRRWMAEDDATAEKFAAEGRGHVVRLKMPREGECVIQDLVRGEVRVQWSSEQDHVIQRGDGSCLYHLASVVDDHAMEITHVVRAEEHLPNTARQIFIAQSLGYELPQYAHLPYVAEPGGTAKLSKRKLAKYLKNPEFSKLMQHGQSIAERCNMTVDADTFNPVIVDFYREIGFLPDAVLNYLLLLGWSLDGSTESFDREAMIEKFSLGRVTKAPASFDPQKLTAFQANWMQGLETKRKVAMVLPYLQKAGFIADPPPCETSDILTTVLEGVGDRVKVAGDILDYSYLFVSADDVQYNDKAFQKRVVKPEDAAPLLTEFAATLDQIEPFDAASIETGLKQFCETKEIKIGQIIHALRVAATGQPAGFGMFDTLEILGRDEVAKRIARTVALATNA from the coding sequence ATGGTCCGTACACGATTTGCCCCTAGCCCGACCGGTTACCTTCATATTGGCGGCGTCCGAACGGCTCTCTTTAATTGGCTTCTCGCCCGGCAATCAGGCGGTCAATTCATCCTGCGAATTGATGACACCGATCAGCAACGCAACGTCAATGAAGCTTTGCAACCGATCTTAGAGGGATTTCGCTGGTTGGGCATGGACTGGGACGAGGGCCCCGAAGTCGGGGGCCCCCATGGACCTTACTACCAGTCGCAACGCGCCGATGGCTACAAGGCTGCGGCGGCACAACTGCTTGCTTCCGGTCACGCCTACCGCGATTACTCGACCGCCGAAGAACTGCAAGAGCAGCGGCAAGCCGCCGAAAAAGCGGGCAAGACCTTCGTCTACGACCGTCGCTGGATGGCCGAAGACGACGCGACCGCCGAAAAGTTTGCCGCTGAAGGACGCGGCCACGTGGTTCGTCTGAAAATGCCACGCGAAGGGGAGTGCGTGATCCAAGACCTTGTCCGTGGCGAGGTCCGTGTGCAGTGGAGCAGCGAACAGGATCACGTGATCCAACGAGGCGACGGCAGTTGCTTGTATCACCTGGCCAGCGTCGTCGATGACCATGCAATGGAAATCACGCACGTCGTTCGCGCCGAAGAGCATCTTCCCAATACGGCTAGGCAGATTTTCATCGCCCAGTCCCTCGGCTACGAACTTCCGCAGTACGCTCACCTGCCGTACGTCGCCGAACCGGGCGGGACCGCCAAATTAAGCAAACGGAAACTGGCCAAGTATTTAAAAAACCCTGAATTCTCCAAACTGATGCAGCACGGGCAATCGATCGCCGAACGCTGCAACATGACGGTCGATGCCGATACGTTTAATCCTGTCATCGTCGACTTCTACCGCGAGATCGGCTTCCTCCCGGATGCCGTTCTGAACTACTTGTTGTTGCTGGGCTGGTCGCTGGACGGTTCCACCGAATCGTTCGACCGTGAAGCGATGATCGAAAAGTTCTCGCTAGGCCGAGTCACCAAAGCCCCAGCAAGTTTTGACCCGCAAAAACTGACTGCATTCCAGGCCAACTGGATGCAAGGGTTAGAAACCAAACGCAAAGTCGCGATGGTTCTGCCCTACCTACAAAAAGCCGGCTTCATCGCCGACCCGCCTCCCTGCGAAACCTCGGACATCTTAACGACGGTACTGGAAGGCGTTGGCGACCGAGTCAAAGTTGCGGGCGACATCCTTGATTACAGCTATCTGTTTGTCAGTGCCGACGACGTTCAATACAACGACAAAGCATTCCAAAAACGGGTTGTCAAACCAGAAGACGCCGCACCGCTGCTAACAGAATTTGCAGCGACGCTAGATCAAATCGAACCGTTTGATGCCGCCAGCATCGAAACCGGCCTGAAACAGTTCTGCGAAACCAAAGAGATCAAAATCGGCCAGATCATCCACGCGTTACGAGTCGCCGCAACAGGACAACCGGCCGGCTTTGGGATGTTTGACACGCTCGAGATCCTAGGCCGCGACGAAGTCGCCAAACGGATCGCCAGAACCGTAGCACTGGCAACAAACGCGTAG
- the alaS gene encoding alanine--tRNA ligase, with translation MKTDELREKYLEFFESKGCSRQGSDVLVPTWDPSVLFTPAGMNPFKDHFLGKVKLDFTRATTCQKCLRTGDIDNVGRTAYHHTFFEMMGNFSFGDYFKQETIDWAWEFLTSKKWLGIDPNRLTVTVYKDDDEAFKLWNERIGLPSKRIARMEEDENFWPASAPSLGPDGVCGPCSEIYYQLDDDSSVEIWNLVFTQFNRQGTPPDNLQPLPSKNIDTGMGLERTASVLQGTPTNYHIDSLLPIVHAAAEVVGVPYEYAGDNGRRLRRITDHVRAGTFAIHENVYPGANGAKYVIRRLIRRAVLDGHQMGLREPFLYQLVGAVTDAMANPYPELKETIDRVQGVIRREEETFFGTIDAGLERIQRMFTTMETKGNGTVDGSQAADLYQTYGVPPELLQTLAAEHNYTFDWDGYQQAMDEHAGVSGAGQRELFQTGPLETLKEALRETRFIGYEKTSSPATIKGIISGDGHGKEDEGQLLSHVEGGRDQTLRVVLDHSPFYGESGGQVGDSGRIFNDEFEFEVTDTQKHAGLLVHLGHLKRGEIRESAECTAEVDVDRRQAIARAHSATHILHYALQKNVGQHAQQQGSKVDADWLRFDFSNQESLDEETLVQIEKDVHDQIAAAATIQWDTLPLIEARQAGAMMLFGEKYPDPVRMVSMGEFSKELCGGTHLTSSDQVESFTVVAEESVAAGTRRVVALTGARAAEHRQQTKNILESVLAILGCKVEKVAERIGKLMKEVRTLKKDISAGRESKVDPLPIKSTEVTPLQGVDYPAIRAVSREIARHLNVSLTDVADRLTALIAERDQLLKQAEQVAGEEGISASDLLEQAEEVGGAILIVQETPQATPNQMRAWIDQIRKQSDRPAAILLGSIQGDKVVLIGGLSKPLVEKGLKAGEWVGAAAKIVGGGGGGRPDLAQAGGRDPAKLPEALKDALATMKAKLQ, from the coding sequence ATGAAGACCGACGAACTGCGTGAAAAATACCTGGAATTTTTCGAATCCAAAGGCTGCTCGCGTCAAGGGAGCGATGTGCTGGTGCCGACTTGGGATCCGTCGGTTCTATTCACCCCGGCCGGAATGAACCCGTTTAAGGACCATTTTCTAGGGAAAGTGAAGCTCGATTTCACTCGGGCCACCACCTGTCAGAAGTGTTTGCGGACCGGAGACATCGATAATGTCGGCCGAACCGCATACCACCACACGTTCTTTGAAATGATGGGGAACTTCAGTTTCGGGGACTATTTCAAGCAGGAAACCATCGACTGGGCGTGGGAATTCCTGACCTCAAAGAAATGGCTGGGAATCGACCCGAATCGCCTGACCGTGACCGTCTACAAAGACGATGACGAAGCTTTTAAGCTGTGGAATGAGCGAATTGGGCTCCCTTCCAAGCGAATTGCCAGGATGGAAGAGGACGAGAACTTTTGGCCCGCCAGTGCTCCTAGCCTTGGCCCCGACGGCGTATGCGGTCCCTGCAGCGAAATCTATTACCAGCTGGATGACGATAGTAGCGTCGAAATCTGGAATCTGGTCTTCACCCAGTTCAATCGCCAAGGAACTCCGCCAGATAACCTTCAGCCGCTGCCCAGCAAGAACATCGATACCGGGATGGGGCTGGAGCGAACGGCAAGCGTCCTACAAGGGACTCCGACGAATTACCACATCGATAGCCTGCTGCCGATCGTGCATGCGGCTGCGGAGGTGGTGGGGGTTCCTTACGAGTACGCCGGCGATAACGGTCGCCGCTTGCGCCGGATCACGGACCACGTCCGTGCGGGAACTTTCGCGATCCACGAAAATGTCTACCCAGGTGCCAACGGCGCGAAATATGTCATTCGGCGATTGATTCGTCGGGCCGTCCTCGATGGCCACCAAATGGGTCTTCGAGAACCGTTCCTGTACCAGTTGGTCGGCGCGGTTACCGATGCGATGGCCAATCCGTACCCCGAATTGAAAGAAACGATCGACCGAGTCCAAGGGGTTATTCGCCGCGAAGAGGAAACCTTCTTCGGAACCATCGATGCTGGTTTGGAACGGATTCAGCGGATGTTTACCACGATGGAAACCAAGGGCAACGGCACGGTCGATGGCAGCCAAGCGGCCGACCTGTACCAAACCTATGGGGTGCCGCCCGAATTGCTGCAAACGTTGGCGGCCGAACATAACTACACGTTCGACTGGGATGGCTATCAGCAGGCGATGGACGAACATGCTGGCGTCAGTGGCGCTGGGCAGCGTGAATTGTTTCAGACCGGGCCGCTGGAAACGCTGAAGGAAGCCCTACGTGAAACTCGATTTATCGGTTACGAAAAAACCTCCAGCCCCGCGACGATCAAAGGGATTATTAGCGGCGACGGTCACGGCAAAGAAGACGAGGGGCAACTGCTCAGTCACGTCGAAGGGGGACGCGATCAGACGTTGCGAGTGGTTCTAGACCATTCGCCGTTCTACGGGGAATCGGGCGGCCAGGTCGGAGACAGCGGACGGATCTTCAACGATGAATTTGAATTCGAAGTCACGGATACTCAAAAGCATGCTGGCCTGCTGGTTCATTTGGGCCATCTGAAACGCGGAGAAATTCGCGAGAGTGCGGAATGCACCGCAGAGGTCGATGTCGATCGGCGGCAAGCGATCGCGCGAGCTCACTCGGCGACTCATATCTTGCATTACGCATTGCAAAAGAACGTCGGGCAACATGCGCAGCAACAGGGAAGTAAAGTTGATGCGGATTGGCTGCGGTTTGACTTCAGCAATCAAGAATCGCTTGATGAGGAAACTCTGGTCCAGATTGAAAAAGACGTTCATGACCAGATCGCAGCGGCTGCGACCATTCAGTGGGACACGCTGCCACTGATAGAAGCCCGACAGGCTGGGGCGATGATGTTGTTTGGTGAAAAGTATCCCGATCCGGTCCGCATGGTATCGATGGGTGAATTCAGCAAGGAATTGTGTGGAGGGACTCACCTAACCAGTTCCGATCAGGTTGAATCGTTTACCGTCGTGGCGGAAGAAAGTGTTGCCGCCGGGACTCGCCGCGTTGTCGCGCTTACCGGAGCGCGTGCCGCCGAACATCGCCAGCAGACGAAAAACATCCTGGAATCGGTTCTCGCGATCCTTGGATGTAAAGTCGAAAAGGTTGCCGAACGGATTGGCAAATTGATGAAAGAGGTTCGCACGCTGAAGAAAGACATCAGTGCAGGACGTGAATCCAAAGTCGATCCACTGCCAATCAAATCGACTGAAGTCACTCCGTTGCAAGGTGTTGATTACCCGGCCATTCGAGCCGTCTCGCGAGAAATCGCGAGGCACCTGAACGTTTCGCTAACCGATGTTGCTGACCGGTTGACCGCGCTGATCGCTGAGCGGGATCAATTGCTGAAGCAGGCCGAGCAAGTTGCGGGTGAAGAAGGGATTTCGGCAAGCGATCTGCTGGAGCAAGCTGAAGAGGTCGGTGGAGCCATATTGATCGTGCAAGAAACACCGCAAGCGACTCCGAATCAGATGCGAGCCTGGATCGACCAGATTCGCAAGCAGAGCGATCGTCCCGCCGCGATATTGCTTGGATCGATCCAGGGAGACAAAGTCGTGCTGATTGGCGGGCTGAGTAAGCCGTTGGTCGAAAAAGGATTGAAGGCAGGCGAATGGGTAGGAGCCGCCGCAAAGATCGTAGGTGGCGGCGGAGGCGGACGACCAGATCTAGCGCAAGCCGGCGGCCGTGACCCAGCAAAGTTGCCGGAAGCTCTCAAAGACGCACTAGCAACCATGAAAGCCAAGCTGCAGTAA
- a CDS encoding trypsin-like peptidase domain-containing protein codes for MTCHRRYRFPHALASVAAVARRWAVVLVGLVFLLFPTDLRAQDSPDGMAIAVAMEQSVIAAIDRAAPAVVAIARVPKEGAVNVVESFQFNVPTPEQAAENPDDPDFIPAHYASGVILSPDGLILTCYHVLDDPELHDYYVYWKGRHAKASAVRSLAKVKAGDPWTDLAILKIDGEDLPTMPLGDASTLRRGSFVVSLGNPYATARDGEPSASWGIVSNLQRTPRPRLPQTRTQTPEAKQSLAEFGLLLQTDAKLNLGSSGGALVNLKGEMVGLTTSLAAVAGFEQPAGYAIPIDEPMRQVIQTLREGRQPAFGFLGIEPADTLEGRGARVARVVPGLPGDQAGLRAGDVIFSVAGVRTDGALELFRELSRWPAESEVEIFVAHHFVGAVQPERIKVTLGKKQLSLSKPAYSEIPEPTWRGMRVDWATALPPSQLLYSRQGSRADLAILRVDPDTPTWRAGLRPGQFLQTINGKVVSKPDAFYEQAEAIDGEVTLEGIGNDGRPFRAIVGQKD; via the coding sequence ATGACTTGCCACCGACGCTACCGCTTCCCCCACGCTCTGGCCAGCGTAGCTGCCGTCGCCAGACGGTGGGCTGTCGTTCTTGTGGGGCTGGTGTTTCTTTTATTCCCTACGGACCTAAGAGCCCAGGATTCGCCCGACGGAATGGCGATCGCGGTCGCGATGGAGCAGAGCGTGATCGCAGCGATCGATCGAGCGGCTCCGGCCGTGGTGGCGATCGCTCGAGTCCCTAAGGAAGGGGCCGTGAATGTTGTGGAGTCTTTCCAGTTCAATGTTCCCACTCCGGAACAAGCGGCGGAAAATCCAGATGATCCCGATTTCATTCCGGCTCATTATGCCTCCGGCGTGATCCTCTCTCCTGACGGTTTGATCCTGACCTGCTATCACGTCTTGGACGATCCTGAGCTGCACGACTATTACGTTTATTGGAAGGGACGGCATGCGAAGGCTTCGGCGGTTCGCAGTTTGGCGAAGGTCAAAGCGGGCGACCCGTGGACCGACCTTGCCATTCTGAAAATCGATGGTGAAGATCTTCCCACGATGCCGCTCGGAGACGCGTCGACTTTACGTCGCGGCAGTTTTGTTGTTTCGCTTGGCAACCCTTATGCCACCGCTCGCGATGGTGAACCGAGTGCAAGCTGGGGGATCGTTTCAAACTTGCAGCGAACGCCTCGCCCGCGCCTGCCGCAAACCCGTACTCAGACGCCTGAAGCGAAGCAGTCGCTCGCTGAGTTTGGATTGTTGTTGCAGACCGATGCCAAATTAAATCTTGGCAGCAGCGGCGGCGCTTTGGTCAACCTAAAAGGGGAGATGGTTGGCCTGACCACGTCGCTTGCGGCGGTCGCCGGTTTTGAACAACCTGCCGGATACGCCATCCCGATCGACGAGCCGATGCGGCAGGTGATCCAAACCCTTCGTGAGGGCCGCCAACCCGCTTTTGGTTTCCTCGGAATCGAACCGGCAGACACACTGGAAGGTCGCGGAGCGAGGGTTGCTCGAGTCGTCCCAGGGTTGCCGGGGGATCAGGCGGGGCTTCGAGCCGGAGACGTTATTTTTAGCGTTGCCGGAGTCCGTACGGATGGGGCTTTGGAGTTGTTTCGCGAACTAAGCCGCTGGCCGGCTGAATCGGAGGTCGAGATCTTCGTTGCACATCATTTTGTCGGAGCCGTTCAGCCCGAGCGAATCAAAGTTACGTTGGGAAAAAAGCAGCTGAGCCTAAGCAAACCGGCTTACAGTGAAATCCCTGAACCGACTTGGCGGGGAATGCGAGTCGACTGGGCAACCGCCCTGCCTCCCAGCCAGTTGCTTTATTCGCGTCAAGGCAGCCGAGCCGATTTGGCGATTTTGCGAGTCGACCCCGATACGCCAACTTGGCGTGCGGGGTTACGGCCCGGGCAATTTCTGCAAACCATCAACGGCAAGGTTGTCAGTAAACCGGATGCGTTTTACGAACAGGCCGAAGCCATCGACGGTGAAGTCACTCTGGAAGGGATCGGAAACGACGGGCGACCCTTCCGAGCAATCGTCGGTCAAAAGGACTGA